The Pirellulales bacterium genome contains a region encoding:
- a CDS encoding methyltransferase domain-containing protein, which translates to MWADQTGTVGPEPCSGAAPTRADNHEVFRETEFGLWAQRSGLEPGERFLLERFLAPGGRTVEAGSGGGRILLDLQARGFRDLHGFDYLPQFVEAARARDPGGTIDYRVQNATQLEYADSSFDQALYLQQVLCFLPTAEDRRRAAHEAFRILRPGGVLVASFLSYRTRFQSGAFRLARGYLGLLRKLTGRAISTQYWPWLRRNDKVNIGAFFDRGPYMYWIRDEEAVELFEEAGFEVLGVGTDAQVDSGALADSVAALAPAPVQGRLYVACRKE; encoded by the coding sequence ATGTGGGCAGATCAAACGGGGACGGTGGGTCCCGAGCCATGTTCAGGCGCCGCACCCACGCGCGCTGACAATCATGAAGTATTTCGAGAGACGGAGTTTGGTCTCTGGGCTCAACGCTCGGGGCTCGAGCCTGGCGAACGGTTCCTGCTGGAGCGATTTCTCGCTCCCGGCGGTCGAACCGTCGAAGCCGGTTCCGGCGGCGGACGAATTCTTCTCGACCTGCAGGCTCGCGGCTTTCGCGATTTGCACGGCTTCGATTATCTGCCGCAGTTCGTCGAGGCAGCACGAGCGCGCGATCCGGGTGGCACGATTGATTATCGAGTGCAGAATGCCACGCAGTTGGAATATGCGGACAGCAGCTTTGACCAAGCCCTCTACTTGCAACAGGTGCTTTGCTTCTTGCCCACGGCCGAAGATCGGCGCCGCGCTGCGCACGAGGCATTTCGCATCCTGCGTCCAGGCGGTGTCCTGGTTGCCAGCTTTCTTTCCTACCGGACCCGCTTTCAGTCGGGCGCCTTTCGCCTGGCGCGCGGTTATCTAGGCCTGCTTCGCAAACTAACCGGCCGCGCGATCAGCACCCAATATTGGCCTTGGCTGCGCCGCAACGACAAGGTGAACATCGGCGCATTTTTCGATCGCGGGCCGTACATGTACTGGATCCGCGACGAAGAGGCCGTCGAGCTGTTCGAAGAAGCCGGCTTCGAGGTCCTGGGGGTCGGAACGGACGCGCAAGTCGATTCTGGCGCACTAGCCGATTCCGTGGCCGCGCTCGCCCCGGCTCCGGTCCAGGGCCGGCTGTACGTGGCCTGTCGCAAAGAGTGA
- a CDS encoding Hpt domain-containing protein: MSTTTSAAGLDTECVLPVRSTLMVFDRAGALDGINGDSALLRELARMFLDLSPAMLSKVKLAVADRDFEGTQRTVRALKGAAGHFGADKVAAAACALAGRAKARDASMVDSVYVDLEAAVAVLQTALEKFVAE; encoded by the coding sequence ATGAGCACCACTACAAGCGCAGCCGGACTGGATACGGAATGTGTGCTGCCAGTCCGATCGACACTGATGGTTTTTGATCGCGCCGGAGCGCTTGATGGCATAAACGGGGATAGCGCATTGCTGCGCGAGCTAGCTCGCATGTTTCTCGATCTCAGCCCAGCGATGCTGTCGAAAGTGAAGTTGGCCGTAGCGGATCGTGACTTCGAAGGAACACAGCGCACGGTTCGTGCGTTGAAGGGGGCTGCGGGACATTTCGGCGCGGACAAGGTGGCCGCGGCTGCCTGCGCACTGGCCGGGCGCGCTAAAGCGCGGGACGCCTCGATGGTCGACTCGGTCTACGTCGACCTCGAAGCGGCGGTCGCCGTACTGCAAACGGCGCTCGAGAAGTTCGTCGCTGAGTAG